The stretch of DNA CAAGTTCTCTTTGTTTGGTTGGCTTATAATGGTGCTCCACCTCTGCGCTGGGACATGCAAACGGTTGGAAATCTGAAGGGAAGGCACTGAGCCAGCTGATGGCAACTGCTTCGAATTGCTTTTTGTACCAGCCTCTGTGTACGAGTTCTTGGACTTTGGGTCCTGGGATTCAGGCCATGGAGAGAAGTCAGCCAGCTCGCCATTACTGTACGTAGAATGCAAAAGCCAATCTTCTGCTCTTGAGCACTCACTGgcaggctgggaatggggaggagaTGTGGCCATGGGTGTGGAAAACCTCCCAGCTGATGGCTCCTGAGGAGTGGCCCCAGCTTCCTTTTGGACCTTAGGAGTACTCTCTCTGAAGACAATTTGGTCATAAAGCTGGGAATATTCAGCTATTCTGGCACctagaaagaagagagaattaACTTAGCAGAGAGAAGGAATCAATTTCAATTAATcatgttaaaattttaaaacctcaAAACACTTAGTATTGGTAGAGAAGAGCTTTCAGTTGTGTCAATAAATTTGGCCTCTGCAAAGTAACATGAAACAATGGAGGCTGGAAAGGCCTTTGTGTCACATTTCAGTACACTTTGTTGAGgaaaagaagcataaaatatCTTGCTACAGTGAGCAGTCATGCAGGACACAATGCAGCACATGGTTCCAATAATACGCTGCTTGTTTCatgttaaaatagaaaaaaacattctAAAAATGGCCTGGTAAATAAGATATTAAAtaagagacttttaaaaatatcacaagAAGGCAAGAATGACACCCTAGTGCATGGAGTCTGCTGCCTCGACTTCAATTTGTTTCAATTGATCATGGACAAAAATAGTCCCAGAGCTGTTGCATAGCCATGACTTTGCCATTCAACACTATGAGCTCTTTCTTATCTGACCACATTCCTTATGCTCATGGGTATGATTCTGAATGGCACCTGAGCAGATGTATGTGACTTGTGAGAAGGCAAACCAACTTGAAAAAACACTTTAGTCAAACTCTGAAGATCACACTACTAAAGGAAATAACTGCTTTTCTGTAGAGAGTCCAATAGTGCTTCAGGCATGATTTCTActtccagcctcagctgaaTTGCTCTTTCCTGAGACTGCCCTACTCCTCCCAAAGTTACCAAGTCACAACAAGAAACGAGATATAAAGGACTGTTCATGTTAAAGCTGTCTGAGAAAATTCATTTCAGTCgtaacacagaaaatacaatcCTGATACTCAATGACTGAGGTGAGGAAAATTCATAATCTTCCAGTTCAGAACACAAAGTTCACTGAAAGCTACTAAAGAAATGTATCTGTACAGAAAGGTTTTTAACATACCAATAGCAGGACCTCCTTGTTTCTTCTCCTCCAGAATAGCAGCAAGatctttgtgtttcagtttctgttgTCTGTTAGctggctgttcctgctctggACTTTTAACTTTCAAAAGCTGGTTAGCCTTCTTAATTTTTTGACTGTACTGCCTTGCCATCATAAAAACTCTGTTCTTTGTTTTATCCATAACAGCCAAGTCATTTTCCACACCCTCTGCAGGTGCGCTGGACAGAACACTACTGGCAGGTTCATATGGACTATCTACAAAAGGCATCTCACTGGAGAAGGAAGATCTGTTCAAACTCATGAAAGAGTTCTCCTTGCATGGTGTAGTGTCTTCAAGCCTGAGATTAGCCTCACTTATGGTGGCAGCCCTGGGCTTCACAGTTTTAGGGAAAATAGGAGTTTCTGGCAGAGAGAGAGTAGACAGCGAGTACTCTACATCTTTACTCAGTTCAGGTGTGCTACCAGCATGCAGCCTTTCCTGCATGTCATCTTTACAAACAGGAAAGGCTGCAAGGACACGGTCTCTtgtcttttcctcatttttcttgaTGTAGTTCTCCAGGTCATTCCAAATCTCATCTACTTCTTCTGAGAGTTTATCTGCGGCAGACTTATGCGACAGCGAGTCAGAGTTGGAGGAGCTATCTACTAAACTCAAATAGTCATTGTCAATGGGAACACGATGGTAAGGACTTTCATCTTCACTGAACTGGAGGCTCTcctcagaaacaaaatgttgTAGATTGTCACAATATGCAAAGTCTTTTTCCAAAAAACTCCTCCTTTTAGAGGATTTTAAGGAGtcacatttaaaattcaatAGTGATGTTTCTGGAAGCAGTATGGTGTCATAGATGTTGTCTTCAACAATCCTGAGCTCATCCAAACTTGAAGTTGGTGCTTCTTTACTGAGTAGTATCTCCTCCTGACTAGCATGAATGGAGGTCCTCTTTTGatttgctgttctctttttGGAAGGTGAATCTgatctgcttttgctttcagccTCATACAGGGAGTCTCTAGCAGATCTCTGGGGACCATGGGGTGTCTCCTCCCTTCTTGTCAGACCCATCAGCTTTAAGTCTTCATAGCTGATATTATCATAAACATGTTCAATATCATCGATGGTCAGCTCCTCTGAAGATTCGGGATATGCATTCCTACTGCTCCCCTCTGCTATCTTCACTTCCCTTCGAGAACCATGCTCCCCTGTTTTATACCTGGTGCTGGCTGGACGTGTGTTGCTTTCACCAGCACTACTGGCCCGTCTAACAATTTTGTGGCGAGTGGGGCTGGGAGTCTCGTTTTGATGCACTTGTCCCAAGTGCCAGCTGCATGGACGCCCAGAAGAACCCCTCCTTTCGCCACCAGGAGCTGAACTCGTGTTGGATGTAGACGCTGATGGTACAAACATCTGATAATCGTCTTCATCATCTTCGTTCTCATAAGGTGGGCACCGGCTGGGAAACAATGCCTGCCTGATCTGGTGGTCTGTCCAAATGTTTCTGACAGAGGTACTTCCCCCCAGGATATTCATGATCAGAGAGTTGCTCTGGGGTGTGCTGAATTGTCTAGGAGACGGCGGCTGTCTAGCCGTGCAGGAAAATGGAAGATCAGTATTCAGCTGGGTGGACTCTTCATCTGAAGGGTCCTTGGAGTTCTGTGGAGATTTGAAATTTGCAGGTAACATTAGCATATCCCTGTAATCCCTGTAACAATACAGCAATTCCCTCTTTTTACAGGACTGCCATAGCACCAGTGTTTCCTGCAGCATGGAATTATGTAGAGATGGGCAGAGCAAGCGCTCTCTCTCAACAGAGAGCGAGGGAGCCAAGGTGGCAGTGCCAGACTACTTTGCTTCCTAATCCTTACCATGGCTCAGAGTTCACTCTTGGTGTTTAAAACATCTTACTTCAAATACAAGACAGTAGCTTATGTTAATGCATGAATAATTAAAGGCAAATTTGTTTGGCAGGAGTTAGATTAAACCTTTTATGCTAACTCTGCAGTTTCACAGTTGGATTAAGCTAATCTGACTCTGAGCTTGTGCCAAAAGTTTTgttctcctccctttccttgcCTATAACCCTAGCAGAAAGGAATCTTATGCTCTATAGCACATGCcactgaaaatttctttttctttttagtgtaAGTTTTCATCCAGATCTAATTTACAGCAAGGCCACGTGCTCACTAATGCTGGCATAAAGGATGCTTTAGAGATTGCTGGCCAGAGTttgggagagagagggaaagataATTCTTTTTGTCTTAAGTTAATGCTGATTGGTTTGGTTAGTTACTTGTTAGAAGAGTCTTTCATCATAGATATGAATATAAATACATGACATAAACAGAAGAGGATGTATCTGCCAACCTCgggaaaacagatttctttgaCATATCTTCGATGCATAGcaaaatagaagtaaaaaataataattatatacCTGAATTTCACATTTATTGAGATTGAGACTTCTCCgcttttcaacattttcagcAGCTTGACTATTaagtctttttcttcccccttttgATTTCTGCAGTGAGTTTTGCTGtgactttaaagaaaaaaaacaggggAAGGGCAATAAAATCTACAGCTCTTTGTATAGTCTAGTTCAGAGGAATTATTACAAGCTAGAATAGGTCAGAGATCTACACTGGGAGATGAAACAGCTTATGAGTTGTCAGAGCACTGCCACAAGAATTATTGAGAGCTTAGAAAACCTGTAGAAGTGTCCTTGCCACATCTAGTAGTAACCACTAAGCTAACAGTATACATTTTGTGGTGGTATTCTTTTATGCTTACTCATTCTTTCATTCTTACTTATGTCGGCAAGAGGGAGAATTACAAGACACTGCACTAAACTGGTACAAGACACTATTCTGTCAAATATTTATAATGCAAATAGTGTGATTTCAAAGAGGAAATGCACAGTCAGGTTCAAAAAGAATTTCAATAACTGGTTTTAGATcattcacaaaataaatgaacCACACAAGGATATGAGCTCAGTATCAACTAAAccaaataaactgaaaatctaGATTCTTTAATACAGCCATATTTTGAAGTTGGATTTTTAGTCTTTCAAAGGTACTACAATGTATGGAAACATCATACTGAGTGGGAAAAACTACCATCTGTGCTGTAGTAACAGATAAAGACTCTAATTTTCAGAAATCTTACTCAAAACTTCTCATATTCAAGTTCACATGTTCATAGCTACTGCCAGATGCTCGCAGATCAAGAAGCACCCCATCACACAGAGCAGTGCCTGAATCTTAACTTAATATTTAAGTCCTTGCTTTGAAGGCACTGTCTCTGCATATGGCCTAAAAAGGTTTTTTCATGGCATCAGCTaaagaagcaaggaaaagcCAGTTGTGTGCAACAGGTAAAACTTTTCTGTCAGAACTAGGTTTGACGACTGTGAAGGACTAAGTAAAATCTCATTCAGGCAGTGGGAATTTCTCCCTCTGTATAGGGGCTACTTTTACATCTTCTCTGTTAAAATGCAAGAGAGTATTGTGTGAAgcctaaataaaaatgtttctaaggAGAGAAAGTTGTAAATGCTTGCAACGCATTCCTGCCTAATGGCTATTTTACATATAATTTTAATCCTTCTTCCAttcttcccaggaaaaaattactttattttttcccttccttttcctacCTGTTCAGACTCTTCTTCGTCATCAGCATCAATCTGTTCTGTAGCAGAAGACTGAAGATTTTCATCCTGATCACTACTGTAGGCCGGTTCAATAGACTCTTGAAACTGGCTTTCCAGCCCATTGGATTCCAGTGAAACCTTTTTCCTAGAATTCAGCAAGGCTTCACTTGATCCTAGTTTGGTGG from Corvus cornix cornix isolate S_Up_H32 chromosome 3, ASM73873v5, whole genome shotgun sequence encodes:
- the PLEKHG1 gene encoding pleckstrin homology domain-containing family G member 1 isoform X1 yields the protein MPDKTPGATEPVPRSEDDFHLPLDVVPAVTEALDSKKKGEDLHKESRSFRYCEKNTMDLSDSDRPVSFSSTSSSASSRDSHCSFGSRMTLVSNSHLGLFNQDKETGAIKLELVPARRFSSNKTRKNSAVEQEDPEESLEKRPSMPRKAEPKGASKNCAMSLVTEPTSPKLLYVDRVVQEILETERMYVQDLKSIVKDYLDCITDQTKLSLGTEERSALFGNIRDIYHFNSELLQDLENCENDPVAIADCFVSKSEDFHIYTQYCTNYPRSVAVLTECMRNKALAKFFRERQEALKHSLPLGSYLLKPVQRILKYHLLLHEIENHLDKDTEGYDVVLDAIDTMQRVAWHINDMKRKHEHAIRLQEIQSLLTNWKGPDLTSYGELVLEGTFRIQRAKNERTLFLFDKMLLITKKRDEMFAYKAHILCGNLMLVEVIPKEPLSFSVFHYKNPKMQHTVQAKSQQDKRLWILHLKRLILENHPAKIPAKAKQAILEMDAIHHPGFHYSPEGEMKSSYQPKEGTAPHRVRRKSEPSSRVHKVLKSNDVSPDMQKRMGIEGALLSQATKLGSSEALLNSRKKVSLESNGLESQFQESIEPAYSSDQDENLQSSATEQIDADDEEESEQSQQNSLQKSKGGRKRLNSQAAENVEKRRSLNLNKCEIQNSKDPSDEESTQLNTDLPFSCTARQPPSPRQFSTPQSNSLIMNILGGSTSVRNIWTDHQIRQALFPSRCPPYENEDDEDDYQMFVPSASTSNTSSAPGGERRGSSGRPCSWHLGQVHQNETPSPTRHKIVRRASSAGESNTRPASTRYKTGEHGSRREVKIAEGSSRNAYPESSEELTIDDIEHVYDNISYEDLKLMGLTRREETPHGPQRSARDSLYEAESKSRSDSPSKKRTANQKRTSIHASQEEILLSKEAPTSSLDELRIVEDNIYDTILLPETSLLNFKCDSLKSSKRRSFLEKDFAYCDNLQHFVSEESLQFSEDESPYHRVPIDNDYLSLVDSSSNSDSLSHKSAADKLSEEVDEIWNDLENYIKKNEEKTRDRVLAAFPVCKDDMQERLHAGSTPELSKDVEYSLSTLSLPETPIFPKTVKPRAATISEANLRLEDTTPCKENSFMSLNRSSFSSEMPFVDSPYEPASSVLSSAPAEGVENDLAVMDKTKNRVFMMARQYSQKIKKANQLLKVKSPEQEQPANRQQKLKHKDLAAILEEKKQGGPAIGARIAEYSQLYDQIVFRESTPKVQKEAGATPQEPSAGRFSTPMATSPPHSQPASECSRAEDWLLHSTYSNGELADFSPWPESQDPKSKNSYTEAGTKSNSKQLPSAGSVPSLQISNRLHVPAQRWSTIISQPNKENLHQDHVYNSLGRRVSNVKPQAYGRSQSSSSIVVNRSGESIVYNNEIDKKRLHLNRNFRFNSHQTPGIASGCTGPEMRKQISENCSDMILQDSQKVLRVNRASPLTAQMATQNYFLNFKDSEEGEGDDDDYVEIKSEDEGSDLETSQNQTRKSDPKLRNTDAVPSETFCGKTVSCTPAKSASSKHALTPYLTAYSDSDKLNDYLWRVPSPNQQNIVQSLREKFQCLSSSSFA
- the PLEKHG1 gene encoding pleckstrin homology domain-containing family G member 1 isoform X2; this translates as MDLSDSDRPVSFSSTSSSASSRDSHCSFGSRMTLVSNSHLGLFNQDKETGAIKLELVPARRFSSNKTRKNSAVEQEDPEESLEKRPSMPRKAEPKGASKNCAMSLVTEPTSPKLLYVDRVVQEILETERMYVQDLKSIVKDYLDCITDQTKLSLGTEERSALFGNIRDIYHFNSELLQDLENCENDPVAIADCFVSKSEDFHIYTQYCTNYPRSVAVLTECMRNKALAKFFRERQEALKHSLPLGSYLLKPVQRILKYHLLLHEIENHLDKDTEGYDVVLDAIDTMQRVAWHINDMKRKHEHAIRLQEIQSLLTNWKGPDLTSYGELVLEGTFRIQRAKNERTLFLFDKMLLITKKRDEMFAYKAHILCGNLMLVEVIPKEPLSFSVFHYKNPKMQHTVQAKSQQDKRLWILHLKRLILENHPAKIPAKAKQAILEMDAIHHPGFHYSPEGEMKSSYQPKEGTAPHRVRRKSEPSSRVHKVLKSNDVSPDMQKRMGIEGALLSQATKLGSSEALLNSRKKVSLESNGLESQFQESIEPAYSSDQDENLQSSATEQIDADDEEESEQSQQNSLQKSKGGRKRLNSQAAENVEKRRSLNLNKCEIQNSKDPSDEESTQLNTDLPFSCTARQPPSPRQFSTPQSNSLIMNILGGSTSVRNIWTDHQIRQALFPSRCPPYENEDDEDDYQMFVPSASTSNTSSAPGGERRGSSGRPCSWHLGQVHQNETPSPTRHKIVRRASSAGESNTRPASTRYKTGEHGSRREVKIAEGSSRNAYPESSEELTIDDIEHVYDNISYEDLKLMGLTRREETPHGPQRSARDSLYEAESKSRSDSPSKKRTANQKRTSIHASQEEILLSKEAPTSSLDELRIVEDNIYDTILLPETSLLNFKCDSLKSSKRRSFLEKDFAYCDNLQHFVSEESLQFSEDESPYHRVPIDNDYLSLVDSSSNSDSLSHKSAADKLSEEVDEIWNDLENYIKKNEEKTRDRVLAAFPVCKDDMQERLHAGSTPELSKDVEYSLSTLSLPETPIFPKTVKPRAATISEANLRLEDTTPCKENSFMSLNRSSFSSEMPFVDSPYEPASSVLSSAPAEGVENDLAVMDKTKNRVFMMARQYSQKIKKANQLLKVKSPEQEQPANRQQKLKHKDLAAILEEKKQGGPAIGARIAEYSQLYDQIVFRESTPKVQKEAGATPQEPSAGRFSTPMATSPPHSQPASECSRAEDWLLHSTYSNGELADFSPWPESQDPKSKNSYTEAGTKSNSKQLPSAGSVPSLQISNRLHVPAQRWSTIISQPNKENLHQDHVYNSLGRRVSNVKPQAYGRSQSSSSIVVNRSGESIVYNNEIDKKRLHLNRNFRFNSHQTPGIASGCTGPEMRKQISENCSDMILQDSQKVLRVNRASPLTAQMATQNYFLNFKDSEEGEGDDDDYVEIKSEDEGSDLETSQNQTRKSDPKLRNTDAVPSETFCGKTVSCTPAKSASSKHALTPYLTAYSDSDKLNDYLWRVPSPNQQNIVQSLREKFQCLSSSSFA